The proteins below come from a single Anguilla rostrata isolate EN2019 chromosome 3, ASM1855537v3, whole genome shotgun sequence genomic window:
- the LOC135249878 gene encoding M-phase inducer phosphatase 1-B-like: protein MADALAAGSGAFPRGPHSPDPLLSPMSKLAHCFTGLGATQTGDTPRRCLDLSNISTGSADVAVGPESPCSAPLSDHAQSPQQDSPVPRNSRMKRLKSFLPRLLCSSPKPNSDSHRQERPHDTNKENVATWSERQTQVQCLLQAPDPQTEGSSELSALGSPISAMPLSPAADFRGADDSDGFMEVLEEQEVESSTAVRMSSSMAQLLSDPLMNQEVDFSSVSVFQREGRRLFRSPSMPERLDRPRLKRAPPPPTADPPIKRHRTFPAITEEEGTQDGGENGGTEGRKRRYLLKKTHSLCEVTQHMGGDGVNAELIGDFSKVYALPTVMGRHEDLKYVTADTMCALLSGEFSSLIESFVVVDCRYPYEFEGGHIKGALNLPNTDEAVAHLLRQRLQARCPEKRLILVLHCEFSSERAPRTCRLLRRQDRSLNEYPALIYPEVYVLKGGYRDFYHLYRHLCEPQSYCPMHHEDHRDELLRFRTNSRASAEERRRREHITRLIKL, encoded by the exons ATGGCCGACGCCCTGGCTGCAGGTTCGGGCGCGTTCCCGCGGGGACCCCACTCCCCGGACCCCTTGTTGTCCCCAATGTCCAAGCTGGCTCACTGCTTCACGGGACTCGGCGCGACCCAGACCGG tgACACCCCCCGTCGTTGCCTGGACCTTTCTAACATCAGCACTGGAAGTGCCGACGTCGCCGTTGGACCAGAATCCCCATGCAGCGCACCTCTTTCAG ACCACGCCCAGTCTCCACAGCAGGACTCACCTGTGCCCAG AAATAGCAGAATGAAGCGGCTCAAGTCTTTTCTG CCTAGGCTGTTGTGCAGCAGTCCGAAGCCAAACTCTGACAGTCACCGGCAGGAGAGACCTCACGACACAAACAAGGAGAAT GTGGCCACCTGGAGCGAGCGGCAGACCCAGGTGCAGTGCCTGCTGCAGGCCCCAGACCCACAGACAGAGGGCAGCAGCGAGCTGAGCGCCCTGGGCAGCCCCATCTCAGCcatgcccctctcccccgcgGCGGACTTCCGGGGGGCCGACGACTCGGACGGCTTCatggaggtgctggaggagcaggaagTGGAG AGCTCGACCGCTGTCCGCATGTCCTCCAGCATGGCTCAACTGCTCTCTGACCCCCTGATGAACCAGGAAGTGGATTTCTCCTCT GTGTCAGTGTTCCAGCGGGAGGGTCGACGCCTGTTCCGCTCGCCCTCTATGCCCGAGCGGCTGGACCGGCCGCGCCTGAagagagccccgccccccccgacgGCCGACCCGCCAATCAAGCGCCATAGAACTTTCCCCGCCATCACGGAGGAAGAAGGGACCCAGGACggaggagagaatggagggACGGAgggcaggaagaggagg TATCTCTTGAAGAagactcactctctctgtgaggtcacCCAGCACATGGGTGGGGACGGTGTGAATGCGGAGCTCATTGGTGACTTCAGCAAG GTGTACGCTCTGCCCACTGTGATGGGGAGACACGAGGACCTGAAGTACGTCACTGCGGACACA aTGTGTGCCCTGCTGAGTGGGGAGTTCAGCAGCCTCATCGAGTCCTTTGTGGTGGTGGACTGTCGCTACCCTTACGAGTTTGAGGGAGGCCACATCAAG GGGGCACTAAACCTGCCCAACACGGACGAGGCGGTGGCTCACCTGCTGAGGCAGAGGCTGCAGGCCCGTTGCCCCGAGAAACGGCTGATTCTGGTGCTGCACTGCGAGTTCTCCTCTGAGAGAGCGCCGAGAAC GTGCAGACTGTTGCGAAGACAGGACCGCAGTTTGAATGAGTATCCTGCTCTGATCTACCCAGAGGTCTATGTGCTCAAGGGTGGATACAGGGACTTCTACCACCTCTACAGG catctCTGTGAGCCGCAGTCGTACTGCCCAATGCACCACGAGGATCACCGGGACGAGCTGCTTCGGTTTCGCACCAACAGCAGAGCCTCCGCCGAGGAGCGCCGCCGTCGCGAGCACATCACCCGCCTCATCAAGCTCTGA
- the dnd1 gene encoding dead end protein 1 isoform X1, giving the protein MEVQRKQILNQENLASLESWVQRTAIKLVQVNGQRKYGGPPPDWTGPAPGPGCEVFISQIPRDVYEDKLIPLFQSVGPLYEFRLMMNFSGQNRGFAYAKYRDPQSAAAAIRCLHQHQLQQGAPLTVRRSTEKRQLCLGDLPAGVDRERLLQVLRGLSEGVESVSLKFGKGGKKVTAIVHYTSHYNASMAKKVICEAFKRKFGIIITVKWFSFSNKPKQDEDEDEEAGEPFPATKGFPKPCPLPPFRPLDRDRPPPPPPQENLLSLLTPGLSPVAGCPPPAPRRDVPASTDAVALLLRVCEVFRVGPPLYDLQFLHAGADGFLYFAYRVLVPGLPVPFSGVAQILPGTSAPLLRGEVQRVAAERILKHLAQP; this is encoded by the exons ATGGAAGTCCAGCGAAAGCAG ATCCTGAACCAGGAGAACCTGGCCTCTTTGGAGTCATGGGTGCAAAGGACTGCCATCAAACTAGTCCAAGTCAACGGTCAGCGGAAGTATGGCGGGCCACCTCCCG ACTGGACCGGTCCGGCACCAGGACCCGGGTGCGAGGTCTTCATCAGCCAGATCCCGCGGGACGTCTACGAGGACAAGCTGATCCCCCTCTTCCAGAGCGTGGGCCCGCTCTACGAGTTCCGCCTGATGATGAACTTCAGCGGCCAGAACCGCGGCTTCGCCTACGCCAAGTACCGCGACCCGCAGAGCGCCGCGGCCGCCATCCGCTGCCTgcaccagcaccagctccagcagggggcgccgctGACCGTGCGCCGGAGCACGGAGAAGAGGCAGCTCTGCCTGGGCGACCTGCCCGCCGGGGTGGACCGGGAGAGGCTGCTCCAGGTCCTCCGCGGCCTGTCGGAGGGGGTGGAGTCCGTCTCCCTGAAATTCGGGAAGGGCGGGAAGAAGGTTACCGCCATCGTGCACTACACCTCCCACTACAACGCCTCCATGGCCAAGAAGGTCATCTGTGAAG CTTTTAAGAGGAAATTTGGAATAATCATCACGGTGAAGTGGTTCAGCTTCTCCAACAAGCCCAAgcaggacgaggacgaggatgAAGAGGCGGGGGAACCCTTCCCTGCCACGAAGGGCTTCCCCAAACCGTGTCCTCTGCCGCCCTTCCGCCCCCTGGATCGCgaccgcccccctcctccccccccccaggagaacCTCCTGAGCCTCCTGACCCCCGGCTTGTCCCCGGTCGCCGGCTGCCCCCCTCCCGCGCCCAGGCGGGACGTCCCGGCGTCGACGGACGCCGTGGCCCTTCTGCTGCGAGTCTGCGAGGTCTTCAGAGTGGGGCCCCCCCTGTACGACCTGCAGTTCCTCCACGCCGGCGCCGACGGCTTCCTCTACTTCGCCTACAGGGTGCTGGTCCCGGGGCTCCCCGTGCCCTTCAGCGGCGTGGCCCAGATCCTGCCGGGCACCAGCGCCCCCTTGCTGCGGGGGGAGGTACAGCGGGTGGCTGCCGAACGCATTCTCAAGCACCTCGCTCAGCCCTGA
- the dnd1 gene encoding dead end protein 1 isoform X2 has protein sequence MTASMILNQENLASLESWVQRTAIKLVQVNGQRKYGGPPPDWTGPAPGPGCEVFISQIPRDVYEDKLIPLFQSVGPLYEFRLMMNFSGQNRGFAYAKYRDPQSAAAAIRCLHQHQLQQGAPLTVRRSTEKRQLCLGDLPAGVDRERLLQVLRGLSEGVESVSLKFGKGGKKVTAIVHYTSHYNASMAKKVICEAFKRKFGIIITVKWFSFSNKPKQDEDEDEEAGEPFPATKGFPKPCPLPPFRPLDRDRPPPPPPQENLLSLLTPGLSPVAGCPPPAPRRDVPASTDAVALLLRVCEVFRVGPPLYDLQFLHAGADGFLYFAYRVLVPGLPVPFSGVAQILPGTSAPLLRGEVQRVAAERILKHLAQP, from the exons ATGACAGCGAGCATG ATCCTGAACCAGGAGAACCTGGCCTCTTTGGAGTCATGGGTGCAAAGGACTGCCATCAAACTAGTCCAAGTCAACGGTCAGCGGAAGTATGGCGGGCCACCTCCCG ACTGGACCGGTCCGGCACCAGGACCCGGGTGCGAGGTCTTCATCAGCCAGATCCCGCGGGACGTCTACGAGGACAAGCTGATCCCCCTCTTCCAGAGCGTGGGCCCGCTCTACGAGTTCCGCCTGATGATGAACTTCAGCGGCCAGAACCGCGGCTTCGCCTACGCCAAGTACCGCGACCCGCAGAGCGCCGCGGCCGCCATCCGCTGCCTgcaccagcaccagctccagcagggggcgccgctGACCGTGCGCCGGAGCACGGAGAAGAGGCAGCTCTGCCTGGGCGACCTGCCCGCCGGGGTGGACCGGGAGAGGCTGCTCCAGGTCCTCCGCGGCCTGTCGGAGGGGGTGGAGTCCGTCTCCCTGAAATTCGGGAAGGGCGGGAAGAAGGTTACCGCCATCGTGCACTACACCTCCCACTACAACGCCTCCATGGCCAAGAAGGTCATCTGTGAAG CTTTTAAGAGGAAATTTGGAATAATCATCACGGTGAAGTGGTTCAGCTTCTCCAACAAGCCCAAgcaggacgaggacgaggatgAAGAGGCGGGGGAACCCTTCCCTGCCACGAAGGGCTTCCCCAAACCGTGTCCTCTGCCGCCCTTCCGCCCCCTGGATCGCgaccgcccccctcctccccccccccaggagaacCTCCTGAGCCTCCTGACCCCCGGCTTGTCCCCGGTCGCCGGCTGCCCCCCTCCCGCGCCCAGGCGGGACGTCCCGGCGTCGACGGACGCCGTGGCCCTTCTGCTGCGAGTCTGCGAGGTCTTCAGAGTGGGGCCCCCCCTGTACGACCTGCAGTTCCTCCACGCCGGCGCCGACGGCTTCCTCTACTTCGCCTACAGGGTGCTGGTCCCGGGGCTCCCCGTGCCCTTCAGCGGCGTGGCCCAGATCCTGCCGGGCACCAGCGCCCCCTTGCTGCGGGGGGAGGTACAGCGGGTGGCTGCCGAACGCATTCTCAAGCACCTCGCTCAGCCCTGA